The following proteins are encoded in a genomic region of Ornithinibacillus sp. 4-3:
- a CDS encoding PucR family transcriptional regulator, protein MLNIKEAMKLPSMEKTKLVAGEKGIHNKIKWVTIVEVLEDIERIQEGEFLITTGFNLLESQKNLEIFHNLLRYRPLSGVAIYTSFYLDKIPNSFIEIAEKNHLPLIEIPTDINFSEITKEILEKIVNRQTKLLEQSQKIHHELTALILNDHNLTKVTERLAQLTKSNIYIFDPFYDIIYSYKEILHEIKYSQTTFTINQNSINISDYLLQNSNKASSEHNIFKSHCFTISPIIAKSTCFGWIVMIKPKATWQKLDDIAIERATSIYAMEFLKKQAVEETQLRIQSDLLDDIFNKNYVNEPSILDKGLKLNYDFSLPQSVLHLTFKQEKNHNIHIVNKLCRITEQLLQQRNKQYMIQTKFDSINILTNVNGKTVTEQQQYTMALAEELLTIWNSYYSKIPITIGIGQTYNQIRDLGKSAQEAQNATLLSKLINKSQNIIHYNDLGVYNLLLTMSQSGINLSHIYNEYIGGLLNREGNEIDLIQTLDMYFKHNQSIKNTSEELYIHRHTLRYRLNQIEQLTDLNLKKSDDLLKLQLGVMAFNLIGVIGKT, encoded by the coding sequence TTGTTAAATATAAAAGAAGCAATGAAATTACCAAGTATGGAGAAAACAAAACTAGTAGCTGGAGAAAAGGGAATCCATAATAAAATAAAATGGGTAACGATAGTAGAAGTTTTAGAAGACATAGAACGGATCCAAGAAGGAGAATTTTTAATTACAACAGGATTTAATCTCTTAGAGAGCCAAAAAAACCTTGAAATATTCCATAATTTGTTACGATACAGACCACTATCAGGTGTAGCTATTTACACTAGCTTTTATTTAGATAAAATACCAAATAGTTTCATAGAAATTGCTGAAAAGAATCACCTGCCTTTAATTGAAATTCCAACAGATATTAATTTTTCTGAAATAACAAAAGAGATACTTGAAAAAATTGTAAATAGACAAACAAAGCTATTAGAACAATCTCAGAAGATACATCATGAACTAACAGCACTAATCTTAAATGATCATAACTTAACAAAAGTAACAGAACGTTTAGCACAATTAACAAAGTCAAACATTTATATTTTTGATCCATTTTACGACATTATTTATTCATATAAAGAGATTCTCCATGAAATTAAATATTCTCAAACAACCTTTACCATTAATCAAAATTCAATCAATATATCAGATTATTTACTTCAAAATTCAAATAAAGCATCTTCTGAACATAACATATTTAAGAGTCATTGTTTTACTATTTCTCCAATCATCGCTAAATCCACCTGCTTTGGTTGGATTGTGATGATAAAACCTAAAGCTACATGGCAAAAACTAGATGACATCGCAATTGAGCGAGCAACTTCTATTTATGCGATGGAGTTTTTAAAAAAACAAGCGGTGGAAGAAACACAATTACGAATTCAAAGTGATTTGCTAGATGATATTTTTAATAAAAATTATGTTAATGAACCATCCATTCTTGATAAAGGGTTGAAATTAAATTACGATTTTTCTTTACCGCAATCTGTTTTACATCTAACATTTAAACAAGAAAAAAATCACAATATTCATATTGTAAACAAACTTTGCCGTATAACCGAACAACTACTTCAACAAAGAAATAAACAATATATGATTCAAACAAAATTTGATTCCATTAACATTTTGACAAATGTTAATGGAAAAACTGTAACAGAACAACAACAATATACCATGGCATTAGCTGAAGAATTACTAACGATATGGAACAGCTATTATTCAAAAATACCTATTACCATTGGAATTGGACAAACTTATAATCAAATTCGCGATTTAGGGAAGAGTGCACAAGAAGCACAAAATGCTACTCTATTAAGCAAACTTATTAACAAAAGTCAAAATATTATACACTATAACGATTTAGGCGTATATAATTTATTGCTAACAATGAGCCAAAGTGGCATTAACCTCTCACATATCTATAATGAATATATAGGCGGGCTATTAAATAGAGAAGGTAATGAAATTGATTTAATTCAAACATTAGACATGTATTTTAAACATAATCAGAGTATAAAAAACACATCTGAAGAACTCTACATTCATCGTCATACATTAAGATATCGTTTAAATCAAATCGAGCAATTAACAGACTTAAATTTAAAAAAGAGCGATGATTTATTAAAATTACAATTAGGTGTTATGGCGTTTAACCTAATAGGTGTGATTGGTAAGACTTAA
- a CDS encoding polysaccharide deacetylase, which produces MAETYQWPGHKKVAVALSIDFDGESPFLWKNRNTNWSSIGEYEHRKFGPRQGVHRIIDLLAEHNIKASFYIPGYTARKYPQIIKKIHNNGHEIGLHGDMHELVDELNRDELERTIVEPKKVIEDLIGEQVVGYRSPSWELTADTIELLQKHDIQYDSSLMGYDHPYSIEGLPEIPVQWLLDDVVFYRYVGGGKVHNSPKNPQEVIEIWKEEFLGLKRYNGLFLLTMHPWVTGRASRIIGLENLIQYFKNDKDIWFATCKEIAEYHQENYQGKFDEKVDIIHR; this is translated from the coding sequence ATGGCAGAAACATATCAATGGCCAGGTCATAAGAAAGTTGCAGTTGCCCTTAGTATAGATTTTGATGGAGAATCTCCTTTTTTATGGAAAAATAGAAATACAAATTGGTCTAGCATAGGGGAATATGAACATCGGAAGTTTGGGCCAAGACAAGGAGTTCATCGAATTATTGATTTACTAGCAGAACACAATATAAAAGCAAGTTTTTATATTCCAGGATATACTGCTAGGAAATATCCTCAAATCATCAAAAAGATTCATAATAATGGGCATGAAATTGGTTTACATGGTGATATGCATGAATTGGTAGATGAATTAAATAGAGATGAATTAGAAAGAACAATCGTTGAACCGAAAAAAGTAATAGAAGATTTAATTGGTGAGCAAGTGGTAGGCTATCGCTCACCATCCTGGGAATTAACAGCTGATACAATCGAATTGCTTCAAAAACATGATATACAATATGACAGCTCTTTAATGGGGTATGATCATCCGTACTCTATTGAAGGGTTACCAGAAATTCCTGTTCAATGGTTATTAGATGATGTTGTCTTTTATCGTTATGTAGGTGGGGGGAAAGTACATAATTCTCCTAAGAACCCACAGGAGGTCATTGAAATTTGGAAAGAAGAATTTTTAGGATTAAAGAGATATAATGGTTTATTTTTACTCACCATGCATCCATGGGTCACAGGACGAGCTTCCCGCATTATTGGATTAGAAAATTTAATCCAATATTTTAAGAATGATAAGGATATATGGTTCGCTACATGTAAGGAAATTGCTGAATACCACCAAGAGAATTATCAAGGGAAATTTGATGAGAAGGTGGATATTATTCACAGATGA
- a CDS encoding TIGR04104 family putative zinc finger protein produces MKLPKCWSCKYVFKYRELFVLSFFPFKRNTCPNCGKRQHLAKNINWKINFLPLPIVFIPLVLNIFNVPWLSIGIIIIIALALYFAILPYQLKFSNKDHGLF; encoded by the coding sequence ATGAAATTACCTAAATGCTGGTCCTGTAAATATGTTTTCAAGTATAGAGAATTATTTGTTTTAAGCTTCTTTCCTTTCAAAAGGAATACCTGTCCTAATTGTGGTAAAAGACAGCATCTAGCCAAAAACATTAATTGGAAAATAAATTTTTTACCACTCCCTATCGTATTTATTCCTCTAGTTCTAAATATTTTCAATGTGCCTTGGCTATCCATTGGAATTATAATTATTATTGCACTGGCATTATATTTCGCTATCTTACCGTATCAACTTAAATTTTCTAATAAAGATCATGGATTGTTTTAG
- a CDS encoding ABC transporter substrate-binding protein: MNFKQVSFAILMVFLIVTLIGCNSKTSSDDPDSELKISLNAQPESLDPQISSTVVSEFVTRNIFETLVALNAEFEPVPMLAESIDESEDGKTYTFKLREGVKFHNGEEMTSSDVVASMNRWLEVANPAKLLGEANFEAKDEFTVVLNLEDRMAKALHIMASNIQNAAIMPEEIVQNSGSDVITEYIGTGPYAFEEWKQDQYIKLVKFDDYQNLDSESSGLSGNKKASIQEITYLITTDSSTRVAGVETGEYDIAIQIPSDEYERLKGTENVETHTHPGSSILIIYNKKEGIASDPEMRRAINTAFDMDEIMKASFVEDLYELHPGYMSPDNATWNSTAGEEFYNQANLDKAKTMLDELDYDGETVKLMTSREYIFHYNTAVVVKEQLEKLGMNVELEIYDWATLLDRRNDPALWDIHIQSNTYFPTPLQLLPLSPDYAGWTDDPKITELMNEIGLEKDAQNSKELWNELQEFLWEEYLPLSLAGHSNGIIATSHHVESMELFHGGINPWNVTLTK; the protein is encoded by the coding sequence ATGAATTTTAAACAAGTATCTTTTGCTATATTAATGGTGTTTCTAATAGTTACCTTAATTGGGTGTAACTCTAAAACTTCCTCTGATGACCCGGATAGTGAGTTAAAAATTTCCCTTAATGCACAGCCAGAATCTTTAGATCCACAAATTTCGTCAACAGTTGTTTCAGAATTTGTTACTAGGAATATTTTTGAAACATTGGTTGCATTAAATGCTGAATTTGAACCTGTTCCCATGCTAGCAGAATCTATAGATGAAAGTGAAGATGGTAAAACGTACACCTTTAAATTAAGAGAAGGTGTAAAATTTCATAATGGTGAAGAAATGACGTCATCTGATGTCGTTGCTTCGATGAATAGGTGGTTAGAAGTAGCTAATCCAGCGAAGTTATTGGGAGAAGCTAATTTTGAAGCCAAGGATGAATTTACTGTTGTTTTGAACTTAGAAGATAGGATGGCTAAAGCATTACATATTATGGCATCAAATATCCAGAATGCTGCTATTATGCCTGAGGAAATAGTGCAAAATTCAGGGAGTGATGTGATTACAGAGTATATTGGAACTGGGCCATATGCATTTGAAGAATGGAAACAGGATCAATATATTAAGCTTGTAAAATTTGATGATTACCAAAATCTAGATTCTGAATCGAGTGGTTTATCAGGAAACAAAAAAGCTTCTATTCAAGAGATAACTTATCTTATTACCACAGACTCTTCAACACGTGTAGCAGGAGTTGAAACAGGTGAATATGATATCGCCATTCAAATTCCAAGTGATGAATATGAGCGATTAAAAGGTACAGAGAATGTAGAAACCCACACTCATCCAGGCTCTTCTATCTTGATTATTTACAATAAAAAAGAAGGGATTGCATCAGATCCAGAAATGCGACGTGCCATCAACACGGCATTTGACATGGATGAAATTATGAAAGCAAGTTTTGTTGAAGATTTGTACGAATTACATCCAGGGTATATGAGTCCAGATAATGCGACTTGGAATAGTACAGCAGGAGAAGAATTTTATAATCAAGCAAATTTAGATAAGGCTAAAACCATGTTAGATGAACTTGATTATGATGGTGAGACAGTAAAATTGATGACATCCAGAGAATATATTTTTCACTACAATACAGCTGTCGTTGTGAAAGAGCAGTTGGAGAAACTCGGAATGAATGTGGAATTAGAAATTTATGACTGGGCTACCCTATTAGACCGTAGAAATGATCCTGCATTATGGGATATTCATATACAAAGTAATACTTATTTTCCAACGCCACTTCAGCTTTTACCATTATCACCTGATTATGCTGGATGGACAGATGACCCTAAAATAACAGAACTTATGAATGAAATAGGACTTGAAAAAGATGCACAAAATTCTAAAGAATTATGGAATGAATTGCAAGAATTTTTATGGGAAGAGTACTTACCACTTAGTTTAGCAGGGCATTCTAATGGCATTATTGCCACATCACATCATGTTGAAAGTATGGAGTTGTTTCATGGAGGAATTAATCCATGGAATGTTACCTTAACCAAATAA
- a CDS encoding ABC transporter substrate-binding protein, whose translation MKLRISFVLMILIAFALIGCSSDKEGNEGQDQQNSNNDQAGNPDEYDTDLRIAVSSNPNSLDPHMTTVADSLEIARNFFETLVALDENYEPQPMLAESYDISDDGLTYTFHLRQGVNFHNGKEMTSEDVEASMNRWLGLSIRAQSLLKGAEFKAVDTYTVEMNLDERASDALDLLAASGQFPAIMPKEVIDEETADGIQEYIGTGPFKFNEIRQDSYVHLVKNEDYNSLDSEPSGIVGKKEVFIENLYYDIVPDATTKITGLQTGEYDIADRVAFNHYDQIMNNDELESYVNTDNSTLNIFFNKKDGIMQDKKIRQAVNTAIDSDAVLLASYSYDDLYVTHPSYMSVNHKVWSSDAGSESYNQADPEKAKKLLEEAGYDGETVTIMSTRDYDFHYNTAIVVQEELEKIGMNVNLEIYDWPTLVEKRDDPGEWDILTVSFTHVTTPSQLLYLTPDYPGWVEDEKVYDLLGKLRQAEEQDEAVAYWEELQDYMWNDYVPHVMFGHTSVIIATSKNLEGFKVFKGPIPWNTKVKK comes from the coding sequence ATGAAATTAAGAATATCTTTTGTTTTAATGATCTTGATAGCTTTTGCTTTAATAGGTTGTAGCTCAGATAAGGAAGGAAATGAGGGGCAGGATCAACAGAATTCAAATAATGATCAAGCAGGAAATCCGGATGAATATGATACGGATCTTAGAATCGCAGTTAGTTCAAATCCAAATTCTTTAGATCCGCATATGACAACTGTTGCCGATTCTTTAGAGATAGCAAGGAACTTCTTTGAAACATTGGTTGCTTTAGATGAAAATTATGAACCACAGCCAATGCTGGCAGAGTCATATGATATTAGTGATGATGGATTGACGTATACTTTTCATTTACGCCAAGGGGTGAACTTCCATAATGGAAAGGAAATGACATCTGAGGATGTTGAGGCATCGATGAATCGTTGGTTAGGTCTATCGATAAGAGCTCAGTCATTATTAAAAGGTGCTGAATTTAAAGCTGTCGATACTTATACAGTTGAAATGAATTTAGATGAGCGTGCATCTGATGCATTGGATTTGCTTGCAGCATCAGGGCAATTCCCAGCAATTATGCCTAAAGAAGTGATTGATGAAGAGACTGCTGATGGAATACAAGAATATATTGGAACAGGTCCATTTAAGTTCAATGAAATCAGACAAGATTCTTATGTACATTTAGTTAAAAATGAGGATTACAATTCATTGGACAGTGAGCCAAGTGGAATAGTTGGTAAAAAGGAAGTATTTATTGAAAATCTATACTATGATATAGTGCCAGATGCTACAACGAAAATAACAGGGTTGCAAACAGGGGAATATGATATCGCTGACAGAGTTGCTTTCAATCACTATGATCAAATAATGAATAATGATGAGTTAGAAAGTTATGTGAATACAGACAACAGTACATTAAATATTTTCTTCAATAAGAAAGATGGAATTATGCAGGATAAGAAAATTAGGCAGGCTGTAAATACGGCTATTGATTCGGATGCTGTGCTTCTTGCAAGTTATTCTTATGATGACCTTTATGTGACACACCCAAGCTATATGAGTGTTAATCATAAAGTTTGGAGCAGTGATGCTGGGTCAGAGTCATATAATCAAGCAGATCCGGAAAAAGCGAAAAAATTATTAGAGGAAGCTGGATATGATGGAGAAACAGTAACCATTATGTCTACACGAGATTATGATTTCCACTATAACACTGCAATTGTTGTCCAAGAAGAATTAGAAAAGATTGGAATGAATGTCAACCTAGAAATCTACGATTGGCCAACATTAGTAGAAAAAAGGGATGATCCGGGAGAGTGGGATATATTAACAGTTAGCTTTACACATGTTACCACACCTTCTCAGTTATTATATTTAACTCCTGACTATCCAGGCTGGGTAGAGGATGAGAAAGTATATGATTTACTTGGCAAATTAAGACAAGCAGAAGAGCAAGATGAAGCAGTTGCATATTGGGAAGAGTTACAAGATTATATGTGGAATGATTATGTGCCACATGTTATGTTTGGACATACGAGCGTTATTATTGCAACATCTAAAAACTTAGAAGGATTCAAGGTCTTTAAAGGTCCAATTCCATGGAATACAAAAGTTAAAAAATAA
- a CDS encoding alpha/beta fold hydrolase: MPEKTMKFIEYYPLKSAYNPRVVPTKNTFTFISKLNGMPQVWTVNQEKEPELLTAVEGNILSHFHSSTGEQTIVGVDYNGNEKQQIYFINKEEQQMEPLVDAPEYFHYIGGWSKDGTKITFSSNRRNLGYFDVYVFDIVTKEMTEIFQFDGNCIPLQWIDQENILISLEETNFDRSLYILHLKTKSLTKIGKENIRRYASIQITNDCKSGYVLTDSDADTLTLNWFSLDAPDKLVKLVHWEKWDIEEFALSVHEELIALTVNENARSKLYLYDIASKELTEIPEVSNGVISSISWLNQTEFIFALNTPKLPGDIWKYSVSSKQLERQTFLGESVERKDAWIEPEHYTFSSFDNIEIPYFTYEKGTLKNKPALIYVHGGPESQYKTEALPLIQSLASQGYLVAAPNIRGSKGYGRKFTELDDVEKRLDPVRDLACLAGHLVQTHQVDVKNIFIMGHSYGGLMTLSALTHFPDIWAGGVDFVGISDFTTFLTNTGAWRRRIRESEYGTIANNANFFKEFSPLNRSDKIKVPLLIFHGENDTRVPISESEQLVASMKSRGQEVEYVTFDNEGHFIENLDNQTAMDLRIIEFLNRNIK, from the coding sequence ATGCCAGAAAAAACAATGAAATTCATAGAATATTATCCATTAAAGTCTGCTTACAACCCACGAGTAGTTCCAACTAAAAATACATTTACTTTTATTTCAAAGCTAAATGGTATGCCACAAGTATGGACAGTGAATCAAGAAAAAGAGCCTGAATTATTAACGGCAGTAGAAGGAAATATTTTAAGCCATTTCCATTCTTCAACTGGAGAACAAACAATAGTAGGAGTGGACTATAATGGGAATGAGAAACAACAAATCTACTTCATTAACAAAGAAGAGCAGCAAATGGAACCATTGGTTGACGCTCCTGAATATTTTCATTATATTGGTGGATGGTCTAAGGATGGTACGAAAATAACTTTTTCAAGCAATCGAAGAAATTTAGGATATTTTGATGTGTATGTTTTCGACATTGTAACGAAAGAAATGACAGAGATTTTTCAATTTGATGGAAACTGTATTCCTTTGCAATGGATAGATCAAGAAAATATATTAATTAGCTTAGAAGAGACAAATTTTGATAGATCTCTATATATCCTCCATTTAAAAACAAAAAGTCTAACCAAAATAGGAAAAGAAAATATTCGCCGTTACGCATCTATTCAAATAACAAATGACTGCAAAAGCGGTTATGTGTTAACTGATTCAGATGCAGATACTTTAACTTTAAATTGGTTTTCATTGGATGCTCCAGACAAGCTGGTAAAGCTTGTACATTGGGAGAAGTGGGATATTGAAGAATTTGCATTATCTGTTCATGAAGAGCTAATAGCTTTAACAGTCAATGAGAATGCGCGTTCTAAGTTATATTTATATGATATTGCATCAAAAGAGTTAACAGAAATTCCAGAGGTTTCAAATGGAGTGATTAGTTCTATTTCATGGCTTAATCAAACGGAGTTTATTTTTGCGTTAAATACACCTAAGCTACCAGGTGATATTTGGAAATATTCCGTCTCCAGTAAACAATTAGAAAGACAGACTTTCTTAGGGGAGTCTGTGGAACGAAAAGATGCTTGGATAGAACCAGAGCATTATACTTTTTCTTCATTTGATAATATAGAGATACCTTATTTTACTTATGAAAAAGGCACATTAAAAAATAAGCCAGCGTTGATTTATGTTCATGGCGGGCCAGAAAGTCAATATAAAACGGAAGCACTTCCACTTATTCAATCTCTAGCAAGTCAGGGATATCTAGTAGCAGCTCCGAACATTCGTGGAAGCAAAGGTTATGGACGGAAATTTACAGAACTAGATGATGTAGAAAAAAGGTTAGATCCTGTAAGAGATTTGGCATGTCTTGCTGGTCATCTTGTCCAAACTCACCAAGTAGATGTCAAAAATATATTTATTATGGGACACAGCTATGGTGGCTTAATGACTTTGTCAGCATTAACACATTTTCCGGATATATGGGCTGGTGGAGTAGATTTTGTGGGGATTTCTGATTTTACAACCTTCTTAACCAATACTGGAGCTTGGCGTCGAAGAATAAGAGAAAGTGAATATGGTACAATAGCGAATAATGCAAATTTCTTTAAGGAATTTTCCCCACTAAATCGTTCAGATAAAATAAAAGTACCATTATTAATCTTTCATGGCGAAAATGATACACGTGTTCCAATAAGTGAATCAGAACAGTTAGTTGCCTCAATGAAGTCACGTGGACAAGAAGTAGAATATGTGACATTCGATAATGAAGGACATTTTATTGAAAATCTGGATAATCAGACGGCAATGGATTTAAGAATAATTGAATTTTTAAATCGTAATATAAAATAA